In one window of Episyrphus balteatus chromosome 3, idEpiBalt1.1, whole genome shotgun sequence DNA:
- the LOC129915517 gene encoding PH and SEC7 domain-containing protein isoform X1 produces the protein MAEELMVVLKRSENSGFGFSLLGTTGPPHVIYDIVENSPAAECGAVEAGDIIVKVNGTDVHRYTTKEVLKCLRLSDDLVTLELKRDPKIKARIKEQLASTKNLHYNSDSPRESPNIFDIKTSSRKSDPLTSSIRRPPTQLSPSSSTTKILVESPCRPSRIPTALALKCPAPKNVQHSPQHKRPRPSQIPKANANGGGGNNFQLTNSFYTQQSEPGTNSNSNNFKELGDQQQQIKEPQSAPPTTKARFEAYMMTGDLILNLSRTPQSSNLIPAHAKKVDSLRDSPNRAAARANGALAPRASGESTPSSSSASPSHSESSDSVNLIKKKDKTNNRKDHSINNTYSSNNSSDRQFRKDSLTNDTLLLCEELDRDEEDEEDNNDDDEEDVEEEDEEIDPDEQDKLDEESLDEFNYEISPAPYASDSQRGGGDVQQTQECLGSEFNDDLSAGVTSSSSSFKQKLLQQQQQRNSDRVRIQQTAATATIDLVDSSSARDYTGPSSQYHHHHHHHHHHHAHHRQQHYQQQQQQQIQIQQQNNSSSSSSSTTVKSEANSSPDETSFSVPTSPISLSTPLLDVKETANSVPTSPEPSGINEAAVIRRQHHHNGVVRKCDSAGFRTSKSEDHLQQVQREGIAAVIPIDIDEDVNSSLNTLLDTRQDSEDSQPTQKKKADPTPTVLSHRDIILKRRKKASNRDRIVWTYNAPLPTNQQQQQYPNHHYPQHYATTTSPNSHSSSISSSPQHTDSPASPTSVSSSVMSSSGSKGALGGAAGGGGGGGSSSGMAGNSTGQTNQNLGFLHCPVNGDQSVSEAISNISSPDYQDDDNLLSSRDLIGGMVLSDPSDSDSTILVSEAVQRKRDQQKLQQQQQQQLQQQQQQQQNEHKLVIQVRGLDSSNSTTSRSAYSELKDSEDELATLTEEPPTVVTANNSNSSNGNGNQQHQLQQQDSKESSPPVSDDGSDVESLHSYHYSPKAVDMPSAIRLAKRLYSLDGFKKSDVSRHLSKNNDFSRAVADEYLKYFTFEKKTLDQALREFLQQFSLSGETQERERVLVHFSKRFLDCNAGTFNSQDAVHTLTCAIMLLNTDLHGANISRKMTCAEFVDNLAELNDGENFPKDVLKYLYQAIKSQPLEWALDDESPDQQKQRNDNNMGAGQIGQNPFLDIPEPSAAIEYKKGYVMRKCCYESNYKKTPFGKRSWKMFYCTLRDLVLYLHKDEHGFRKSQMSDNLHNAIRIHHALATKATDYTKKQHVFRLQTADQAEYLFQTSDSKELQSWVETINFVCASFSAPPLEGGVGSQKRFQRPLLPSTHTKLLMKEQLTSHEHQVIQLENTVAEHKKGPIPSKGLPLQNYKEKENYLQYELRRYKTYVSILNAKLLADQQMELQNNCLINPDDPEGIFGGGGAGNGSRTIITGIGNPTQPSNSIILQSPGQQQQQSQQSQQQQTTTANRYIIFQILQNSQNNPENTTIISGNRIEILPNSP, from the exons gttgaaGCTGGCGATATAATTGTAAAAGTAAACGGAACAGATGTCCATCGATACACAACAAAAGAGG TTTTGAAATGTCTGCGATTATCCGACGATCTCGTTACCCTAGAACTTAAAAGAG atcCAAAAATAAAAGCCCGCATCAAAGAACAACTAGCTAGCACAAAGAATCTTCATTATAATTCCGATTCACCAAGAGAATCTCCAAATATCTTTGATATTAAAACATCATCACGTAAATCAGATCCTTTAACATCGTCAATACGTCGACCACCAACACAATTAAGTCCCTCATCGTCGACAACGAAAATCCTTGTCGAATCACCATGTCGTCCTTCACGCATTCCAACTGCTTTAGCTTTAAAGTGTCCAGCACCGAAGAATGTCCAACATTCACCACAACATAAACGGCCACGGCCATCGCAAATTCCAAAAGCTAATGCCAATGGTGGCGGTGGTAATAATTTTCAACTCACCAATAGTTTCTATACTCAACAATCTGAACCTGGTACGAATTCGAATTCCAACAATTTTAAAGAGTTAGGTGATCAACAACAGCAAATAAAAGAGCCACAATCTGCTCCGCCAACAACAAAGGCACGCTTTGAGGCGTACATGATGACCGGAGATTTAATACTCAATTTATCACGAACACCCCAGAGTAGTAATTTGATTCCAGCTCACGCCAAAAAG GTGGATAGCTTACGTGATTCTCCGAATCGTGCTGCAGCCCGTGCCAATGGGGCTTTAGCACCACGAGCCTCTGGAGAATCGACACCATCATCTTCATCGGCCTCGCCATCGCACTCAGAGAGCTCCGACTCagtgaatttaattaaaaagaaagataaGACTAACAATCGAAAAGACCATAGTATTAACAACACATATAGTAGTAATAACAGTAGTGATAGACAATTCCGCAAGGATTCCCTAACTAACGACACATTATTGTTATGTGAAGAATTAGATAGGGACGAAGAAGACGAAGAAGataacaacgacgacgacgaggaaGACGTCgaagaagaagacgaagaaATCGATCCTGACGAACAGGACAAACTGGACGAAGAAAGCCTCGACGAGTTCAACTACGAAATTAGCCCCGCTCCTTATGCTAGCGATAGCCAGCGAGGAGGAGGCGATGTACAACAAACACAAGAGTGCTTAGGCAGTGAATTTAATGACGATTTAAGTGCCGGTGTTACATCGTCCTCCTCCTCATTCAAACAGAAACtcttacaacaacaacagcagagGAACTCTGATCGAGTTCGTATACAACAAACGGCCGCAACTGCAACCATTGATCTGGTTGATAGCTCATCGGCCAGAGACTATACTGGGCCATCATCACagtaccatcatcatcatcaccaccaccatcatcatcacgcGCACCATCGACAACAACACtaccagcaacaacaacaacaacaaatacaaattcaacaacaaaataacTCGTCATCCTCCTCGTCGTCAACAACTGTGAAAAGCGAAGCAAACAGCTCACCGGACGAGACTAGCTTCTCGGTGCCAACGTCACCGATATCGCTCTCGACGCCGCTGTTGGACGTTAAAGAGACTGCCAACTCAGTGCCAACCAGTCCAGAACCGAGTGGCATCAACGAAGCAGCCGTGATTCGACGGCAACATCATCACAACGGTGTTGTGCGCAAGTGTGATTCGGCTGGTTTCCGAACCAGCAAGTCAGAAGACCACTTGCAACAAGTGCAGCGCGAAGGTATTGCCGCTGTTATACCGATCGATATTGATGAGGATGTAAATAGCTCTCTTAACACGCTGCTAGATACTAGACAGGATTCTGAAGATTCTCAG cCAACCCAAAAAAAGAAGGCTGACCCGACACCCACTGTCCTCAGTCATAGAGATATTATTTTGAAGAGGaggaaaaaa GCATCAAATCGTGATCGTATTGTTTGGACATATAACGCGCCTCTGCCAActaaccaacaacaacaacaatacccAAACCATCATTACCCCCAGCACTATGCCACAACGACATCACCAAATTCGCATTCTAGTTCAATAAGCTCATCACCTCAGCACACAGATAGTCCGGCATCACCGACATCGGTTTCCAGTTCGGTAATGTCGTCGTCGGGTTCAAAGGGCGCCTTAGGTGGGGCAGCTGGTGGCGGAGGGGGAGGAGGTAGTAGTAGTGGCATGGCTGGCAATAGTACTGGTCAAACTAATCAAAATCTTGGCTTCCTTCACTGTCCAGTGAATGGAGATCAAAGTGTTTCCGAAGCGATATCGAATATCTCTTCACCTGACTACCAGGACGATGATAACTTATTGAGTTCACGCGATCTAATCGGTGGAATGGTCCTGAGCGATCCAAGTGATTCAGATTCCACGATACTCGTTTCGGAAGCAGTACAAAGAAAGAGAGACCAACAAAAGttacaacagcagcaacaacaacaattgcaacaacagcaacaacaacaacaaaatgaaCATAAACTTGTTATTCAAGTACGCGGATTGGATAGCAGTAATTCAACGACATCACGATCGGCATATTCAGAATTGAAAGATTCTGAAGATGAACTAGCCACTTTGACCGAAGAACCACCGACAGTTGTTACTGCAAATAATAGTAACAGTagcaatggcaatggcaatcAACAGCATCAGCTGCAACAGCAAGATTCTAAAGAATCTTCGCCACCGGTATCGGATGATGGCAGTGATGTTGAATCATTGCACTCGTATCATTATTCACCTAAAGCTGTTGATATGCCATCGGCAATTCGATTGGCTAAAAGACTGTACTCATTGGATGGCTTTAAGAAGAGTGATGTATCTCGGCAtttgagtaaaaa CAACGACTTCAGCCGAGCAGTTGCCGATGAATACTTGAAGTATTTCACATTCGAGAAAAAGACTTTAGACCAAGCGCTTAGAGAATTCTTGCAGCAATTTTCACTTTCTGGTGAAACGCAAGAACGAGAACGAGTTTTAGTTCATTTTTCGAAAAGATTTTTGGACTGTAATGCTGGAACTTTCAATTCACAAG aTGCTGTTCATACCCTAACCTGTGCAATAATGCTGCTGAATACAGATCTTCATGGAGCTAACATAAGTCGTAAAATGACTTGTGCCGAATTTGTTGATAATCTCGCTGAGCTAAATGATGGGGAAAATTTCCCCAAAGACGTATTGAAGTACTTGTATCAAGCTATTAAAAGTCAACCATTAGAATGGGCACT TGACGACGAATCTCCTGATCAGCAAAAACAACGAAATGACAATAATATGGGAGCTGGTCAAATTGGACAAAATCCATTCCTAGATATTCCAGAGCCATCGGCTGCAATCGAATACAAAAAAGGCTATGTGATGCGAAAATGCTGTTATGAatctaattataaaaaaa CTCCCTTTGGAAAGCGTTCctggaaaatgttttattgcaCACTACGGGATTTAGTATTATATTTGCACAAGGATGAACACGGATTCAGAAAAAGTCAA ATGTCCGATAATTTACATAATGCAATCCGTATTCATCATGCGCTAGCAACCAAAGCTACAGACTATACAAAGAAACAGCACGTTTTTCGGTTACAAACAGCCGATCAAGCTGAATATCTCTTCCAAACGAGTGATTCAAAAGAATTACAATCTTGGGTGGAgacaattaattttgtttgtgcCTCATTTTCGGCACCCCCTCTGGAGGGTGGTGTTGGTAGTCAGAAACGTTTTCAACGACCATTATTACCAAGCACACATACAAAGTTACTTATG AAGGAACAATTAACATCGCACGAGCATCAAGTGATTCAATTGGAAAATACTGTAGCCGAACATAAAAAAGGTCCAATACCAAGTAAAGGACTTCCATTACAAAATTATaaggaaaaagaaaattacTTACAATATGAG CTACGTCGCTACAAAACCTACGTGTCAATCCTCAATGCTAAGCTTCTTGCCGACCAGCAAATGGAGTTGCAAAATAACTGCCTAATAAATCCCGATGATCCCGAAGGTATTTTCGGTGGTGGAGGAGCAGGAAATGGTAGCCGTACCATTATAACTGGTATAGGAAATCCAACTCAACCCTCGAATAGCATTATTTTGCAATCACCTggccagcaacaacaacaatcacaACAATCTCAGCAGCAACAAACAACAACAGCTAACAG ATACATCATCTTCCAAATTCTACAAAATTCCCAAAACAACCCCGAAAACACTACAATCATATCTGGAAATCGAATTGAAATATTGCCAAACTcaccataa
- the LOC129915517 gene encoding PH and SEC7 domain-containing protein isoform X5: MAEELMVVLKRSENSGFGFSLLGTTGPPHVIYDIVENSPAAECGAVEAGDIIVKVNGTDVHRYTTKEVLKCLRLSDDLVTLELKRDPKIKARIKEQLASTKNLHYNSDSPRESPNIFDIKTSSRKSDPLTSSIRRPPTQLSPSSSTTKILVESPCRPSRIPTALALKCPAPKNVQHSPQHKRPRPSQIPKANANGGGGNNFQLTNSFYTQQSEPGTNSNSNNFKELGDQQQQIKEPQSAPPTTKARFEAYMMTGDLILNLSRTPQSSNLIPAHAKKVDSLRDSPNRAAARANGALAPRASGESTPSSSSASPSHSESSDSVNLIKKKDKTNNRKDHSINNTYSSNNSSDRQFRKDSLTNDTLLLCEELDRDEEDEEDNNDDDEEDVEEEDEEIDPDEQDKLDEESLDEFNYEISPAPYASDSQRGGGDVQQTQECLGSEFNDDLSAGVTSSSSSFKQKLLQQQQQRNSDRVRIQQTAATATIDLVDSSSARDYTGPSSQYHHHHHHHHHHHAHHRQQHYQQQQQQQIQIQQQNNSSSSSSSTTVKSEANSSPDETSFSVPTSPISLSTPLLDVKETANSVPTSPEPSGINEAAVIRRQHHHNGVVRKCDSAGFRTSKSEDHLQQVQREGIAAVIPIDIDEDVNSSLNTLLDTRQDSEDSQPTQKKKADPTPTVLSHRDIILKRRKKASNRDRIVWTYNAPLPTNQQQQQYPNHHYPQHYATTTSPNSHSSSISSSPQHTDSPASPTSVSSSVMSSSGSKGALGGAAGGGGGGGSSSGMAGNSTGQTNQNLGFLHCPVNGDQSVSEAISNISSPDYQDDDNLLSSRDLIGGMVLSDPSDSDSTILVSEAVQRKRDQQKLQQQQQQQLQQQQQQQQNEHKLVIQVRGLDSSNSTTSRSAYSELKDSEDELATLTEEPPTVVTANNSNSSNGNGNQQHQLQQQDSKESSPPVSDDGSDVESLHSYHYSPKAVDMPSAIRLAKRLYSLDGFKKSDVSRHLSKNNDFSRAVADEYLKYFTFEKKTLDQALREFLQQFSLSGETQERERVLVHFSKRFLDCNAGTFNSQDAVHTLTCAIMLLNTDLHGANISRKMTCAEFVDNLAELNDGENFPKDVLKYLYQAIKSQPLEWALDDESPDQQKQRNDNNMGAGQIGQNPFLDIPEPSAAIEYKKGYVMRKCCYESNYKKTPFGKRSWKMFYCTLRDLVLYLHKDEHGFRKSQMSDNLHNAIRIHHALATKATDYTKKQHVFRLQTADQAEYLFQTSDSKELQSWVETINFVCASFSAPPLEGGVGSQKRFQRPLLPSTHTKLLMKEQLTSHEHQVIQLENTVAEHKKGPIPSKGLPLQNYKEKENYLQYELRRYKTYVSILNAKLLADQQMELQNNCLINPDDPEGIFGGGGAGNGSRTIITGIGNPTQPSNSIILQSPGQQQQQSQQSQQQQTTTANSFDGS; this comes from the exons gttgaaGCTGGCGATATAATTGTAAAAGTAAACGGAACAGATGTCCATCGATACACAACAAAAGAGG TTTTGAAATGTCTGCGATTATCCGACGATCTCGTTACCCTAGAACTTAAAAGAG atcCAAAAATAAAAGCCCGCATCAAAGAACAACTAGCTAGCACAAAGAATCTTCATTATAATTCCGATTCACCAAGAGAATCTCCAAATATCTTTGATATTAAAACATCATCACGTAAATCAGATCCTTTAACATCGTCAATACGTCGACCACCAACACAATTAAGTCCCTCATCGTCGACAACGAAAATCCTTGTCGAATCACCATGTCGTCCTTCACGCATTCCAACTGCTTTAGCTTTAAAGTGTCCAGCACCGAAGAATGTCCAACATTCACCACAACATAAACGGCCACGGCCATCGCAAATTCCAAAAGCTAATGCCAATGGTGGCGGTGGTAATAATTTTCAACTCACCAATAGTTTCTATACTCAACAATCTGAACCTGGTACGAATTCGAATTCCAACAATTTTAAAGAGTTAGGTGATCAACAACAGCAAATAAAAGAGCCACAATCTGCTCCGCCAACAACAAAGGCACGCTTTGAGGCGTACATGATGACCGGAGATTTAATACTCAATTTATCACGAACACCCCAGAGTAGTAATTTGATTCCAGCTCACGCCAAAAAG GTGGATAGCTTACGTGATTCTCCGAATCGTGCTGCAGCCCGTGCCAATGGGGCTTTAGCACCACGAGCCTCTGGAGAATCGACACCATCATCTTCATCGGCCTCGCCATCGCACTCAGAGAGCTCCGACTCagtgaatttaattaaaaagaaagataaGACTAACAATCGAAAAGACCATAGTATTAACAACACATATAGTAGTAATAACAGTAGTGATAGACAATTCCGCAAGGATTCCCTAACTAACGACACATTATTGTTATGTGAAGAATTAGATAGGGACGAAGAAGACGAAGAAGataacaacgacgacgacgaggaaGACGTCgaagaagaagacgaagaaATCGATCCTGACGAACAGGACAAACTGGACGAAGAAAGCCTCGACGAGTTCAACTACGAAATTAGCCCCGCTCCTTATGCTAGCGATAGCCAGCGAGGAGGAGGCGATGTACAACAAACACAAGAGTGCTTAGGCAGTGAATTTAATGACGATTTAAGTGCCGGTGTTACATCGTCCTCCTCCTCATTCAAACAGAAACtcttacaacaacaacagcagagGAACTCTGATCGAGTTCGTATACAACAAACGGCCGCAACTGCAACCATTGATCTGGTTGATAGCTCATCGGCCAGAGACTATACTGGGCCATCATCACagtaccatcatcatcatcaccaccaccatcatcatcacgcGCACCATCGACAACAACACtaccagcaacaacaacaacaacaaatacaaattcaacaacaaaataacTCGTCATCCTCCTCGTCGTCAACAACTGTGAAAAGCGAAGCAAACAGCTCACCGGACGAGACTAGCTTCTCGGTGCCAACGTCACCGATATCGCTCTCGACGCCGCTGTTGGACGTTAAAGAGACTGCCAACTCAGTGCCAACCAGTCCAGAACCGAGTGGCATCAACGAAGCAGCCGTGATTCGACGGCAACATCATCACAACGGTGTTGTGCGCAAGTGTGATTCGGCTGGTTTCCGAACCAGCAAGTCAGAAGACCACTTGCAACAAGTGCAGCGCGAAGGTATTGCCGCTGTTATACCGATCGATATTGATGAGGATGTAAATAGCTCTCTTAACACGCTGCTAGATACTAGACAGGATTCTGAAGATTCTCAG cCAACCCAAAAAAAGAAGGCTGACCCGACACCCACTGTCCTCAGTCATAGAGATATTATTTTGAAGAGGaggaaaaaa GCATCAAATCGTGATCGTATTGTTTGGACATATAACGCGCCTCTGCCAActaaccaacaacaacaacaatacccAAACCATCATTACCCCCAGCACTATGCCACAACGACATCACCAAATTCGCATTCTAGTTCAATAAGCTCATCACCTCAGCACACAGATAGTCCGGCATCACCGACATCGGTTTCCAGTTCGGTAATGTCGTCGTCGGGTTCAAAGGGCGCCTTAGGTGGGGCAGCTGGTGGCGGAGGGGGAGGAGGTAGTAGTAGTGGCATGGCTGGCAATAGTACTGGTCAAACTAATCAAAATCTTGGCTTCCTTCACTGTCCAGTGAATGGAGATCAAAGTGTTTCCGAAGCGATATCGAATATCTCTTCACCTGACTACCAGGACGATGATAACTTATTGAGTTCACGCGATCTAATCGGTGGAATGGTCCTGAGCGATCCAAGTGATTCAGATTCCACGATACTCGTTTCGGAAGCAGTACAAAGAAAGAGAGACCAACAAAAGttacaacagcagcaacaacaacaattgcaacaacagcaacaacaacaacaaaatgaaCATAAACTTGTTATTCAAGTACGCGGATTGGATAGCAGTAATTCAACGACATCACGATCGGCATATTCAGAATTGAAAGATTCTGAAGATGAACTAGCCACTTTGACCGAAGAACCACCGACAGTTGTTACTGCAAATAATAGTAACAGTagcaatggcaatggcaatcAACAGCATCAGCTGCAACAGCAAGATTCTAAAGAATCTTCGCCACCGGTATCGGATGATGGCAGTGATGTTGAATCATTGCACTCGTATCATTATTCACCTAAAGCTGTTGATATGCCATCGGCAATTCGATTGGCTAAAAGACTGTACTCATTGGATGGCTTTAAGAAGAGTGATGTATCTCGGCAtttgagtaaaaa CAACGACTTCAGCCGAGCAGTTGCCGATGAATACTTGAAGTATTTCACATTCGAGAAAAAGACTTTAGACCAAGCGCTTAGAGAATTCTTGCAGCAATTTTCACTTTCTGGTGAAACGCAAGAACGAGAACGAGTTTTAGTTCATTTTTCGAAAAGATTTTTGGACTGTAATGCTGGAACTTTCAATTCACAAG aTGCTGTTCATACCCTAACCTGTGCAATAATGCTGCTGAATACAGATCTTCATGGAGCTAACATAAGTCGTAAAATGACTTGTGCCGAATTTGTTGATAATCTCGCTGAGCTAAATGATGGGGAAAATTTCCCCAAAGACGTATTGAAGTACTTGTATCAAGCTATTAAAAGTCAACCATTAGAATGGGCACT TGACGACGAATCTCCTGATCAGCAAAAACAACGAAATGACAATAATATGGGAGCTGGTCAAATTGGACAAAATCCATTCCTAGATATTCCAGAGCCATCGGCTGCAATCGAATACAAAAAAGGCTATGTGATGCGAAAATGCTGTTATGAatctaattataaaaaaa CTCCCTTTGGAAAGCGTTCctggaaaatgttttattgcaCACTACGGGATTTAGTATTATATTTGCACAAGGATGAACACGGATTCAGAAAAAGTCAA ATGTCCGATAATTTACATAATGCAATCCGTATTCATCATGCGCTAGCAACCAAAGCTACAGACTATACAAAGAAACAGCACGTTTTTCGGTTACAAACAGCCGATCAAGCTGAATATCTCTTCCAAACGAGTGATTCAAAAGAATTACAATCTTGGGTGGAgacaattaattttgtttgtgcCTCATTTTCGGCACCCCCTCTGGAGGGTGGTGTTGGTAGTCAGAAACGTTTTCAACGACCATTATTACCAAGCACACATACAAAGTTACTTATG AAGGAACAATTAACATCGCACGAGCATCAAGTGATTCAATTGGAAAATACTGTAGCCGAACATAAAAAAGGTCCAATACCAAGTAAAGGACTTCCATTACAAAATTATaaggaaaaagaaaattacTTACAATATGAG CTACGTCGCTACAAAACCTACGTGTCAATCCTCAATGCTAAGCTTCTTGCCGACCAGCAAATGGAGTTGCAAAATAACTGCCTAATAAATCCCGATGATCCCGAAGGTATTTTCGGTGGTGGAGGAGCAGGAAATGGTAGCCGTACCATTATAACTGGTATAGGAAATCCAACTCAACCCTCGAATAGCATTATTTTGCAATCACCTggccagcaacaacaacaatcacaACAATCTCAGCAGCAACAAACAACAACAGCTAACAG cTTTGATGGGTCTTGA